A region of the Gallaecimonas mangrovi genome:
TCTCAGCGGCATACTCGGCGATGGTGCGACAGGCGCTAACCAGCATATCCCACTGACTTTGGTCATCTGCTTGGGTCACGGTCCAGGTGCTCATGCCTTGCAAGCAAACCGGAATATTCGGCCCCAAGGCCGCTGATAAATCGACAGCGCGGCTATAAAACGCCACCACCCCGTCCAAGGTGGCATCAGCGTCGCTGGGGGGGCGGCAGTTAAAGGGGTCAACCGCCATAATCTTTAGGCCATTATCCTTGGCGGCCTTAGCAACGGCGTCGGGGGAATAAGCGTCGAGATCTTCGCAATATTGCACAGCATCAAATCCGAGCTTTGCTATGGTCTGCATCAATTCTTGTAAATCCCTTGTACCCAAGGTCCAGGTACAAACACCAACAGCCATCCACTCCTCCTGTTTGTTTGATGACAAAAAACCCGGCTTAGGCCGGGCTTGTAACTTGCTTATAGTAGTTCATCGACCTGGGCGATTTTACCCAGGACGGCATTGATCCGATTTTGTACGGTTTCAAGCTCACCCTTGAGCCGTTGGTTCTCTTCAACCAGGGCACTATTTTGGCTGCCAAGCT
Encoded here:
- a CDS encoding cell division protein ZapB codes for the protein MSLELLEKLEAKVQAAVDTIGLLQLELEELKTEKEQLGSQNSALVEENQRLKGELETVQNRINAVLGKIAQVDELL